From Erigeron canadensis isolate Cc75 chromosome 8, C_canadensis_v1, whole genome shotgun sequence, one genomic window encodes:
- the LOC122579133 gene encoding lariat debranching enzyme, which yields MKIAIEGCMHGDLDNVYATLLHLQEVERTKIDLLICCGDFQAVRNENDLESLSVPPKYRSMNSFWKYYSGEKVAPFPTIFIGGNHEASNYLWELYYGGWAAPDIYFLGFAGVVKFGNIRIGGLSGIYKSRDYHLGHFERPPYNHNEIKSVYHVREYDVHKLMQVSEPIDIFVSHDWPLGITDHGNWEALVQYKPYFEKEIQEKTLGSKPAAELLEKLKPPYWFAAHLHCKFAALVQHGDGGPVTKFLALDKCIPRRHFLQIIEVESEPGPHEIHYDEEWLAITRKLNSVFPLNARRSNFRGHVDMEESRQWVKRKLQHRGAKPFEFVRTVPCYNSSQTVANGSLSGHNRNPQTEAFLDLLELPYLLDDGEPVNNPTAPIPRGPVDYDSDGPLDYADEIELPEDDDEDEIELPEDDDKYES from the exons ATGAAGATTGCAATTGAAGGATGCATGCATGGGGATTTGGATAATGTATATGCAACTCTTTTGCATTTACAAGAAGTTGAAAGGACAAAAATTGATCTTCTAATTTGCTGTGGTGATTTCCAG GCTGTTAGGAATGAGAACGATTTGGAAAGCTTAAGTGTACCACCTAAATACAGGAGCATGAATTCTTTCTGGAAGTATTACTCGGGAGAAAAAGTAGCACCGTTTCCAACTATATTCATCGGAGGAAATCACGAAGCATCTAATTACCTGTGGGAATT ATACTATGGAGGATGGGCTGCCCCTGATATATACTTCTTGGGATTTGCAGGAGTTGTGAAGTTTGGAAACATACGTATTGGTGGCCTTTCTGGAATTTACAAGTCCCGCGATTATCATTTAG GACATTTTGAAAGGCCTCCATATAACCACAACGAGATCAAGTCAGTATACCATGTGAGAGAGTATGATGTTCACAAGCTCATGCAAGTTAGTGAACCTATAGATATTTTCGTTTCACATGATTGGCCTCTTGGTATCACTGACCATGGCAACTgggaagctcttgtccaatatAAACCTTATTTTGAGAAGGAG ATTCAGGAAAAAACTTTGGGAAGCAAACCTGCTGCTGAGTTGCTAGAAAAGTTAAAACCTCCTTACTGGTTCGCTGCTCACCTACATTGCAAATTTGCTGCTCTAGTTCAACATGGAGATGGAGGTCCTGTAACAAAATTTCTTGCACTGGATAAGTGTATCCCGAGAAGACATTTTTTGCAG ATTATCGAAGTTGAATCGGAGCCTGGCCCACATGAGATACACTACGATGAAGAGTGGTTGGCAATAACTCGTAAACTAAATTCTGTTTTTCCTCTGAATGCCAGACGTTCAAATTTTAG GGGTCATGTTGACATGGAAGAAAGTCGTCAATGGGTAAAGCGTAAGCTGCAACATAGAGGGGCAAAACCTTTTGAGTTTGTGCGTACAGTTCCATGTTATAACTCTTCTCAGACAGTTGCTAATGGTTCCCTTTCTG GACATAATCGGAATCCCCAAACAGAAGCTTTTTTAGATCTTTTGGAACTTCCATACCTTCTTGATGATGGAGAGCCTGTTAACAATCCAACAGCACCTATTCCCAGag GTCCTGTTGATTATGATAGTGATGGACCCCTTGATTATGCGGATGAAATAGAACTCCCAGAAGATGATGACGAGGATGAAATAGAACTCCCAGAAGATGATGATAAATATGAATCTTGA